CCATAGTTCGACACCAAGCTGGCCGCTGATCATCACCCATTCAAGACCATCATCTATCATTGGCAATAAGGTTTTTTTTATTGCTGTTTTTATGTATTCAGCTGCAGGATGGTTCTTCTGGAATATGCCAAGCTCAAAAGGTTTATACCCTGATATCGCAGCTATTTTAACCATGGTATCTCCTTTAGAATGTTTTTTGTCAATTCTACATTTGAAGTTATTCCCTATAAACGGTATATATAACACCATTTTCAATCTTAAAAAAACAAGGGCCCTTAAGCCCTTGTTGCAGTCACTTTATCGACCAAATCCCATACCTGGGCCATATCCCATTCCAGGGCCAGGGCCATATCCATAGCCCATTGGACCGCCAAATCCCGGGCGCGGTCTAGGACCAACTGGAGCTACTCCTCCTGGTACCGGACCAGGTCCGCCATAGTGATTTTGGTGTGTTACCTGGTTCACTGTAGATTGGGTATGAGGGAAGTAATGGACATGATCGTAGTTGATGTGATTTACGTTAGTTGTATGTGATGGATGAACATGCGGAACCACATTGTTCACAAAATTATGGTTCACACAGCATTTAGTAGGATGAACTACTGTTGGCAAAACATTAGTTGGCTTGCAGTGCATAGTGCATAACTCCTTTCCTTTAGACTTATTCTTTACATTAATAGCCTATGAAGAAGTCATGCGTCTTGTACTAATGAAAACACCTATTTTTTCAAGTTTTCTTCATGCACACCCGCCTATGAATCTCTTAAAGGAACGTGTAGAAGTTGTCCTTCAGACCGCTGAAGATAACAGCTATAAGAGTAATTACAACAAAATAGAGAACTAAAACCGCTTTATACATCTTACCAGCCCCGTAAAATTATATTGATTTTTAACACCATACAATTTTACATTTTACAATGTCTAAACCATTCCTACAACAGGATATTACAGGTTTTGCGCTATTAAATGTTAAAATTTTGTTACAAATAAAGATTTCCTGACGAAACTTGTTAAAACGCTCTTATTTTGCCGAATTTTGCGCTTGCCCGGGAAATGCTTTCCGGGAAATTCTCTGTATCCTTTTTTCGAGCTCCTGTTTAAAAATCATGTCTTTTTTTGTTGCCAGCTTCTCTCCAGGAATATGCTCCTCAGCAAGCCGGCAATACTTAAGTGCCAGTTCAAAATTCTTTTCACGATGTTCAAAATGCTTGGCCAACTCCACACATGCTTCTTTTTTTTGCTTGATGCTTCCCTTCTCAGCACTCTCTTTCCATAGTAATGCAGCATCGTCCCATTCTTGCTGCTTTTTATGCTCGAAAGCAAGTGCGTGCTTTGCTGAGACTTCCTGCTCGCTTTTACCATCAATTATACCAGTAAAGGCCTGCTTTGCTTTGGCGGTATCACCAAGATAGGAAAACCAGCGTCCAACCTCATAAGTTTCCTGTGCGGTCTGGAATCGGTCATACCCAAGTATCTGGAAAGTTAAGTGTGTATAAAGTGTCAATAATGACAGGATATCCGTTTCGTTGTGCCTGATGACACCCAGCAATCCTTCCGGGTCTTTCCTTTCCAGAAAGTCGAAGTAGATCATGGGTGCCAGGAAGCCGGGTATATCATCTTTCCGCTCAAGACCTAATACTTCCTGTTCGACTATACTAAGTTTCATTCGTTCAATCTTATGCTTCCACATTCTCCTTGCAGCATGATACAAATCAAAATGACCAAAGGAAGGCAGCTTTGGGACATGGTCACGGACAAGGGTATGCCTTGTTTTAACTTGAGGCCAGTCAAACGCCTTCCCGTTGTATGTAACCAGTGTAGTATAATCTGCATTTTCCAAGAAGCTCTGGTAAAGAGCGACTTCTGCCCCCGGACTAGGCAGGATGTGCTGTATAAGCTTTACTGAATCCTCTGAGACACTCGCATGGCCAAGCAAGAAAATCGTATTCCCTGCCCCGCCGCCAAGTCCCGTAGTTTCTGTGTCAAAAAACACCAAATCGGCCGCGCTATGACCAAAAGCAGATAGTGGGTGCTTTGTCTGTTCCTGATTCCACATGGAGACAGCCTTAAGCAGGTCACTGAACTGGTAATGCCCATGCTTATGGTCCAGCGGATAAACGACTTCCCTTACAAGGCAGTATTGGCCATCAAAATAGAAGGGGGAAACATGCTCTTTTTCCCATACGTCGAAAAACGGAATTTCTGGTTCAGCTTTTTCGTTAACCGGTTCTGATTCCGGAATGATATTTTTGACTTCCACTAGTTCCTTTATCTCAAGCCCACTCTTAATGTGCGGCTTCAGCCTGTTCAGTTTATTCTTTAAACTCATTTTCCCCCTCCTTCCTATACTGCCGTTTTTAAAAATAGATTCAATATTTTCACAACATCTTTTTTTGAGTGGATAGATGTTGTATCGGTCCCTATACATGATGGACAGCCATCTGAACACTGACAATTTAGGACCATTTGTTTCGTCTGGTTCAGAATGTCCTCAATGCCAGAATAGATTTTTTCGCTCAGGCCTATTCCACCAGGATAGCGATCGTAAAAGAAAATCGTTGGTTTTTCATTATGCGCTGCCTTCACCTGCGGAACTACATGGACATCAGAGGGATCGCACATCACAAATAATGGCGCGATATGCTTCAATGCCTGCGATGTACCGATCAATCCTTCCTCCAGACGGTCATCACTGAATTCTGACAGTTCCTTATTTAGAGATATCCATGCGGAGCTAGTGTGCAACTCCTCTTCTGGAAGATATATCGGGCCTGACCCGATATTTTCATGAGTCTCAAATCTGATTTTCTTAAAGATGGTAGCCATTGCCCTTACGCTTACATCACCATAGCCAATTTCTGTCTCGTCATTACCCCTGTGCTTGTCTTCTTCAAGTACACTGAGCTGGACGGCAAGATTGGCATCAGTAAAATAATCGACATCTACTTCACGGACGAACGCCTTCTTTTCTTCCCAATCAAGCTTTTCTACCTGGTATTGAATACCCTGGTGCAGATAAATCGCTTCTTCATGCAATAGGGTCATTGCTGAAAAAGTATCCATTTCACCAATTACCCGGACATTTGCGACATCTGATTGGTCGATAATCACGACATTTTCCTGAGATGCCGACCGAAGACTGATATTATGGGCCGGGAAAGCATCATTCATCCAGAACCATTTTTCGCCGTTTTGGTGAAGAATCCGCTCTTCCGTTAAATATTCAAGAATTTCTTCAATTTCTGCTGCCCCGAAAGTGTCCCCCTTTTTAAAAGGCAATTCATACGAAGCACATTTGATATGGTCGATCAGGATGATCAAATTGTCAGGATTGATTCTGGCTGTTTCCGGACTGCGATTGAAAAAGTAATCCGGATTTTGGATGACATATTGGTCCAGGGGGCTTGAGCTAGCCACCATGATCACCACGGATTCTCCGTGGCGCCTGCCGGCACGCCCTGCCTGCTGCCAGGCACTTGCGATCGTCCCCGGATATCCGTTCATGATGCATACCTGCAGCTGTCCGATATCTACACCTAATTCAAGGGCATTCGTGCTGACCACTCCATATATTTCGCCGGAACGCAGTCCTTTTTCAATTTCCCTTCTCTCAGTTGGAAGATATCCGCCTCTGTACCCTCTTATAGCTTTGGGCCCAAGCTTATGCTTGACCAGTTCCTGAAGATAGGTTAGTAAAATCTCCACCCTTACCCTGCTTCTTGCAAAGATGATGGTCTGGATCTTGTTTCTCAGGAATTCTCCCGCGAGCTTTCTGGTTTCAAGAGTCGCACTCCTGCGTACATTGAGCGGAATATTGACAACTGGCGGATTATAGAATAAAAAATGCTTCCGTCCGGAAGGGGCTCCATTATTGTCTATTAATACCATTTCTTTCTCGGTCAAACCTTCTGCCAGTTCAAGTGGATTGGCAATAGTTGCGGATGTACAGATAAAAACAGGGTCACTGCCATAATAACGGCAAATTCTTTTCAGTCTCCTGATGACATTTGCAACATGGCTGCCAAACACTCCTCTGTAAATATGCAGTTCATCGATTACAACATATTTCAGATTCTCAAAAAGAGATACCCACTTAGTATGATGCGGGAGAATCGCCGAGTGGAGCATGTCCGGATTGGTAATAACGATATGCCCTGCCCTCCTGACCTTCTGGCGTATATTAGATGGAGTGTCTCCGTCATATGTATAACTGTTGATTGACAGTTCTGCCTCCTGAATCAATTCATTTATTTCACTTTTTTGGTCCTGTGCCAGTGCTTTCGTAGGAAACATATAAAGAGCTCTCGCATTTGGATCATCAATGATGGATTGCAGTACCGGCAGATTATAGCATAGCGTTTTCCCTGAGGCTGTCGGTGTGACAGCAACAACGCTTTGCCCCTTCATGATTTGTTCGTAGGATGACCTCTGGTGTGTATACAACCGGGATATCCCACGCCTTTCCAGAGCACTTTTCAGGATTCCGCTTAAATCCTCTGGCATTTCTTCGGTCTGGGCTTCTTTTTCCTCAATTGTATGCCAGTGGACGATATTCTTCTTTACCGATTCACTAACCTTTAAGTCTTGCAAAATCTCTTGCATGCTTTTCCGGACTTTCATAACGTTCACCTCGTTATCCTTATTTTAGCGAATAAACGTTCGTTGCAAAAGAAAAATTATCATTAAACCAGGCTGCTAGATTTTGGCATTGCATTTATATCGAAGCTTCAATAGGAAATGCATATGTTTTTGAGCGTTCTTTTGCTAAAATGATAGAAGCGGACTATAGCTAATATAGAGGTGTTTCTTTTGGATAAAAATGAGATAAAAAAGGTCCTGGCTGGCTTTTCATTGTTCAGAGATCTGGAAGATGATGAACTTGACAAGATCGTAGATATATCGATTTCCCGGGAATGGAAGAAAAATAGCCATATTTTCATGCAGGGGGACCCTCTTGAAAATGTTTATTTCATCCATGAAGGAAAAGTGAAAATCTATAAAAGCGATGCCAGTGGCCGGGAGCAAATTGTCGCCATTCTTAAAAAGGGTGAAATGTTCCCGCATGTGGGCTTCTTCAGGAAAGGCGGCTATCCGGGATACTCAGAGGTATTAGAAAGGGCAAACCTTGTCGTTGTCCCGATTTCACAATTCGAAAAGGTCCTTGTTGAAAACCCCCACTTGAGCATAAAGGTGTTCAAGGTGCTTGGGGAGAAAATTGTCGACCTTCAGGAAAGACTCGAAGCCCAAATCCTTAACAATACCTACGAACAAATCATTAAGCTTCTAATCAGGCTTGGTGAACTTCACGGAGAACAGCATGAAGATGGCAAGGTTCTATTGAAGACGGATTTTACAAACAAAGACCTGGCCAATATGATTGGAACGACCAGGGAAACGGTCAGCAGGACGTTGACCAAAATGAAAAAAGATAACCTATTATCCACCGATTCAAATGGGAATATGATATTTGACCCTGATGTGTTACTGGACGAGCTTGTCTAGACCAGTCATGAACTTCCTAAAAATAGCAAACACCCGAAGCAAATTGCTCCGGGTGTTTATTTATTAGTTTGTTTTACTCATGCCCATCATTGTTTCCATGTCTTCCTTGGCTGTTGTGATTAACTTCAGGTTGAAGGTATCCTGAAGAACCTCCATCACACCTTCAGAAATGAATTCCGGCGGCTTTGGACCAATGCGGATATCCTGGATACCGAGGCTGAACAGTCCAAGCAGGATGGCTACCGCTTTTTGCTCAAACCATGACAGGACGATGCTTACTGGAAGTTCATTCACGCCACATTCAAAAGCATCAGCAAGTGCTTTGGCAATTTTCACTGTCGATACAGAGTTATTGCACTGCCCAAGATCCAGGTAACGTGGGATATTGGTTCCAGGAACCACTCCATAATCTACATCATTGAAGCGGAACTTTCCACATGAAGTAGTCAGGATGACTGCTTCTGGAGGGAGTGATGTTGCAAGCTCTCGATAGTATTCCCCGCCTTTTCCTGGTGCATCACACCCGGCAATGACAAAGAAGCGCTTGATTTTGCCTGACTTAACTGCCTCGATTACTTCAGGAGCGAGACCAATGACTGTTTCATGGTGAAAGCCTGTCACCAATGTTTCATCCGATTCCATGTTAGCTTCTGGAAGCTCTAATGCTCTTTCAATCAGGATGGAGAAATCCTCATTTTCAATTTTTC
The nucleotide sequence above comes from Mesobacillus jeotgali. Encoded proteins:
- a CDS encoding CotD family spore coat protein, with amino-acid sequence MHCKPTNVLPTVVHPTKCCVNHNFVNNVVPHVHPSHTTNVNHINYDHVHYFPHTQSTVNQVTHQNHYGGPGPVPGGVAPVGPRPRPGFGGPMGYGYGPGPGMGYGPGMGFGR
- a CDS encoding ribonuclease H-like domain-containing protein, which gives rise to MSLKNKLNRLKPHIKSGLEIKELVEVKNIIPESEPVNEKAEPEIPFFDVWEKEHVSPFYFDGQYCLVREVVYPLDHKHGHYQFSDLLKAVSMWNQEQTKHPLSAFGHSAADLVFFDTETTGLGGGAGNTIFLLGHASVSEDSVKLIQHILPSPGAEVALYQSFLENADYTTLVTYNGKAFDWPQVKTRHTLVRDHVPKLPSFGHFDLYHAARRMWKHKIERMKLSIVEQEVLGLERKDDIPGFLAPMIYFDFLERKDPEGLLGVIRHNETDILSLLTLYTHLTFQILGYDRFQTAQETYEVGRWFSYLGDTAKAKQAFTGIIDGKSEQEVSAKHALAFEHKKQQEWDDAALLWKESAEKGSIKQKKEACVELAKHFEHREKNFELALKYCRLAEEHIPGEKLATKKDMIFKQELEKRIQRISRKAFPGQAQNSAK
- a CDS encoding DEAD/DEAH box helicase, translated to MKVRKSMQEILQDLKVSESVKKNIVHWHTIEEKEAQTEEMPEDLSGILKSALERRGISRLYTHQRSSYEQIMKGQSVVAVTPTASGKTLCYNLPVLQSIIDDPNARALYMFPTKALAQDQKSEINELIQEAELSINSYTYDGDTPSNIRQKVRRAGHIVITNPDMLHSAILPHHTKWVSLFENLKYVVIDELHIYRGVFGSHVANVIRRLKRICRYYGSDPVFICTSATIANPLELAEGLTEKEMVLIDNNGAPSGRKHFLFYNPPVVNIPLNVRRSATLETRKLAGEFLRNKIQTIIFARSRVRVEILLTYLQELVKHKLGPKAIRGYRGGYLPTERREIEKGLRSGEIYGVVSTNALELGVDIGQLQVCIMNGYPGTIASAWQQAGRAGRRHGESVVIMVASSSPLDQYVIQNPDYFFNRSPETARINPDNLIILIDHIKCASYELPFKKGDTFGAAEIEEILEYLTEERILHQNGEKWFWMNDAFPAHNISLRSASQENVVIIDQSDVANVRVIGEMDTFSAMTLLHEEAIYLHQGIQYQVEKLDWEEKKAFVREVDVDYFTDANLAVQLSVLEEDKHRGNDETEIGYGDVSVRAMATIFKKIRFETHENIGSGPIYLPEEELHTSSAWISLNKELSEFSDDRLEEGLIGTSQALKHIAPLFVMCDPSDVHVVPQVKAAHNEKPTIFFYDRYPGGIGLSEKIYSGIEDILNQTKQMVLNCQCSDGCPSCIGTDTTSIHSKKDVVKILNLFLKTAV
- a CDS encoding Crp/Fnr family transcriptional regulator, encoding MDKNEIKKVLAGFSLFRDLEDDELDKIVDISISREWKKNSHIFMQGDPLENVYFIHEGKVKIYKSDASGREQIVAILKKGEMFPHVGFFRKGGYPGYSEVLERANLVVVPISQFEKVLVENPHLSIKVFKVLGEKIVDLQERLEAQILNNTYEQIIKLLIRLGELHGEQHEDGKVLLKTDFTNKDLANMIGTTRETVSRTLTKMKKDNLLSTDSNGNMIFDPDVLLDELV